The Apus apus isolate bApuApu2 chromosome 20, bApuApu2.pri.cur, whole genome shotgun sequence genome includes a region encoding these proteins:
- the B3GALT6 gene encoding beta-1,3-galactosyltransferase 6, translating to MRGPRLRGRRGAAAGLAGLSLCAAVLLYLAKCTSEGLRPLPGPRGLPHGQPAAPPPPPPEEEAFLAVLIASAPRYGERRSIIRSTWLSATGPPQRVWSRFVIGTGGLGPEELGSLELEQRRHRDLLLLPQLRDSYENLTAKVLAAYVWLDLHLDFQFALKADDDTFVRLDVLVEELSAKEPRRLYWGFFSGRGRVKSGGKWKESAWVLCDHYLPYALGGGYVISADLVRYLRLSRDYLNMWQSEDVSLGVWLAPIDVKRVHDPRFDTEYKSRGCNNKYIVTHKQSIEDMLEKHQTLAKEGKLCKEEVKLRLSYMYDWGVPPSQCCQRKDGIP from the coding sequence ATGAGGGGGCCGCGGCtgcggggccggcgcggggcggccgcggggctggcggggctgtCTCTCTGCGCCGCCGTCCTGCTCTACCTGGCCAAGTGCACCTCCGAGGGGCTGCGGCCGCTGCCGGGACCCCGCGGGCTCCCGCACGGCCAGCCCGCCGCtcccccgccgcctccccctgAGGAGGAGGCCTTCCTGGCCGTGCTGATCGCCAGCGCGCCCCGGTACGGCGAGCGCCGCAGCATCATCCGCAGCACCTGGCTGTCGGCAACCGGGCCGCCCCAACGCGTCTGGAGCCGCTTCGTCATCGGCACCGGCGGGCTGGGGCCggaggagctgggcagcctggagctggagcagaggcgGCACcgggacctgctgctgctgccccagctgcgCGACTCCTACGAGAACCTGACGGCCAAGGTGCTGGCCGCCTACGTCTGGCTGGACCTGCACTTGGACTTCCAGTTCGCCTTGAAGGCCGACGACGACACCTTCGTGCGCTTGGACGTGCTGGTGGAAGAGCTGAGCGCCAAGGAGCCGCGGCGGCTCTACTGGGGCTTCTTCTCCGGCCGCGGGAGGGTGAAATCGGGCGGGAAGTGGAAGGAGAGCGCCTGGGTGCTGTGCGACCACTACCTGCCCTACGCCCTGGGCGGCGGGTACGTGATTTCTGCCGACCTGGTGCGTTACCTGCGGCTCAGCAGAGACTACCTGAACATGTGGCAGAGTGAAGACGTCTCCCTGGGGGTCTGGCTGGCTCCCATCGACGTGAAGAGGGTGCACGACCCCCGCTTCGACACCGAGTATAAGTCGCGGGGTTGCAACAATAAGTACATCGTGACTCACAAGCAGAGCATCGAGGACATGCTGGAAAAGCACCAGACCCTGGCTAAAGAGGGAAAGCTCTGTAAGGAGGAGGTGAAGCTCAGGCTTTCCTACATGTACGACTGGGGAGTGCCTCCTTCACAGTGCTGCCAGAGGAAGGATGGCATCCCctga